The Gemmatimonadota bacterium genome has a segment encoding these proteins:
- a CDS encoding zinc-binding alcohol dehydrogenase has translation MQATALITHEGPTFACENIVLPDPRPDQIAVQTRYSGVSIGTEFAAITRKLDYGPYPLCTGYQAVGTVEHVGKDATGFAVGDRVYYRWNRVFSLATSGQKVSASQGAHTSAAVLDTQGPRAFVAHLPADVDEAAASLFVMPAVGLNGVDMANPRMGDRVVVYGCGLVGLGVVAACSHRGCEVIAIDLEANRLDIAQKLGADHLIQDAEAVRDIAPDGADVVFECTGIPACIDPAIALCRTHGTFILQGNYGRHPISYNFLPPHGKRLTMYYPCNDGEAPCRRAVIKNMGTGVLPWHHTITHEVASSDAPKLYRDILNGEDKNIIGAVIRWF, from the coding sequence ATGCAAGCCACAGCACTCATCACCCATGAGGGGCCCACCTTTGCCTGCGAAAACATCGTCCTTCCCGATCCACGCCCCGATCAAATCGCAGTACAAACCCGGTATTCCGGCGTCAGTATCGGCACTGAATTTGCCGCCATCACCCGCAAGCTCGACTACGGTCCCTATCCCCTGTGTACGGGGTATCAGGCCGTCGGCACCGTCGAACACGTCGGCAAAGACGCAACCGGTTTCGCTGTTGGCGACCGCGTCTATTACCGCTGGAACCGCGTCTTCTCCCTCGCTACATCAGGTCAGAAAGTCTCTGCCAGCCAGGGCGCGCATACCTCTGCCGCAGTCCTGGACACGCAGGGACCGCGAGCCTTTGTCGCCCACTTGCCCGCTGACGTTGATGAAGCCGCCGCCAGCTTATTTGTCATGCCCGCCGTAGGCCTCAACGGCGTGGATATGGCCAACCCCCGAATGGGCGACCGCGTTGTCGTGTACGGCTGTGGCCTCGTCGGACTGGGCGTCGTCGCTGCATGCAGCCACCGGGGCTGTGAAGTCATTGCCATAGACCTGGAGGCTAACCGCCTCGACATCGCGCAAAAACTCGGCGCCGATCACCTCATCCAGGACGCTGAAGCTGTCCGCGACATCGCCCCCGACGGTGCCGACGTCGTCTTCGAATGCACGGGCATACCCGCCTGCATTGACCCGGCCATCGCCCTTTGCCGTACCCATGGAACCTTCATCCTTCAGGGCAACTACGGCCGCCACCCCATCTCTTACAATTTCTTACCGCCCCACGGGAAACGCCTCACCATGTACTATCCCTGCAACGATGGCGAAGCCCCTTGCCGTCGCGCCGTCATCAAAAACATGGGCACTGGCGTTCTTCCCTGGCATCACACCATCACCCATGAGGTCGCGTCTTCAGATGCACCGAAGCTCTATCGCGATATCCTCAACGGTGAAGACAAAAACATTATCGGTGCCGTCATCAGATGGTTTTAA
- a CDS encoding mandelate racemase/muconate lactonizing enzyme family protein yields MKIKSIEAVNVSIPQQKPITPARRSSWRHSSPIGLPMNKYPEFPPDVPSKSPGIGGRGVWVKITAEDGTWGLGRTGFGEPVAALIDAFYAPLLEGRDCFATEHLNDMMWRASKRHGSLGLSACAQSAIDLALWDLKGKLLDQPVYRLLGGPSREKIRCYCTGDDLDWSIELGFEAFKITNPVHYEQGITGINIMEEKVALARETVGVNAELMINPVMAYDVEFAIRLGERLRPYELKWMEEPLFPEDLEGHIQLKKAMTWIPIATGEDHHTRIPFRQLVENRCVDVVQPDLHWCGGMTEAVKIHHIAEAAGIKSSPHGGCNSAYGQHFCYAMPECTLCEFHLSTPVGVPLEEVARMPGVPVPKDGYLVPSDAPGFGMDIAEEWITPWDHGRLSTGGEHVIL; encoded by the coding sequence ATGAAGATCAAGTCCATTGAAGCTGTGAATGTTTCCATTCCACAACAGAAACCGATAACGCCCGCCCGCCGTTCGAGTTGGCGGCATTCGTCACCGATTGGCCTGCCGATGAATAAATATCCGGAGTTTCCGCCAGATGTACCGAGCAAGTCGCCGGGTATTGGCGGGCGGGGCGTATGGGTTAAAATAACGGCTGAGGATGGCACATGGGGCCTGGGCAGAACGGGATTTGGCGAACCGGTTGCCGCATTGATCGATGCTTTTTACGCGCCACTATTGGAGGGACGAGATTGTTTTGCGACAGAGCATCTCAACGATATGATGTGGCGGGCTTCCAAAAGGCACGGGTCGCTGGGGTTGTCCGCTTGCGCGCAGAGTGCAATTGATCTGGCTCTGTGGGATTTGAAGGGAAAGTTGCTCGATCAGCCTGTTTACAGATTGCTTGGGGGACCATCCCGCGAGAAGATTCGGTGTTATTGTACAGGCGATGATCTCGATTGGTCGATTGAGCTTGGGTTTGAGGCGTTTAAAATTACGAATCCCGTGCATTACGAGCAGGGTATCACGGGTATAAATATTATGGAGGAAAAGGTCGCCCTGGCGCGAGAAACTGTGGGCGTGAATGCCGAGTTGATGATCAATCCCGTGATGGCTTACGATGTGGAATTTGCTATTCGTCTTGGGGAAAGGCTCAGACCCTACGAATTGAAATGGATGGAAGAGCCGCTATTTCCAGAAGACCTCGAAGGGCATATTCAATTGAAAAAAGCCATGACCTGGATTCCCATTGCAACGGGTGAGGATCACCACACGCGGATTCCGTTTCGCCAACTCGTGGAAAATCGCTGTGTGGATGTCGTGCAACCCGATTTGCACTGGTGCGGAGGGATGACCGAGGCTGTGAAGATTCATCACATTGCAGAAGCCGCCGGTATTAAGAGCAGTCCGCACGGGGGCTGTAATTCGGCTTATGGACAGCATTTTTGCTATGCGATGCCCGAGTGTACCTTGTGTGAATTTCATTTGAGTACACCCGTGGGGGTGCCCCTGGAAGAAGTCGCGCGGATGCCGGGCGTGCCCGTGCCCAAAGATGGCTATCTGGTGCCGTCGGATGCGCCGGGATTTGGAATGGATATTGCCGAAGAATGGATTACACCCTGGGATCACGGGCGTTTAAGCACGGGTGGCGAGCATGTGATTTTATAA
- a CDS encoding phytanoyl-CoA dioxygenase family protein has translation MTPETALKTRENMLRDGYCVIDDILTDEFLEELREESERLIANHIEHEEFRYQGQHVNVRGEDNPSIQKLLEWEPSRRALEQLGFGDFQTGGGIIILTKEPKGPPLYWHQDWMQWNDPISCSPWPQIIFLNYSLTDTAVENGCLKVIPGTHLKRIPPHDQLAPA, from the coding sequence ATGACACCTGAAACAGCCCTGAAAACGCGGGAAAACATGCTCCGCGATGGGTACTGCGTCATAGACGATATTTTGACCGACGAGTTCCTCGAAGAACTGCGCGAAGAATCCGAGCGGTTAATTGCCAATCACATTGAGCATGAGGAATTTAGATATCAGGGTCAACACGTGAATGTGCGTGGTGAAGACAATCCGAGCATCCAAAAACTGCTGGAATGGGAACCATCGCGGCGGGCACTCGAACAACTGGGCTTCGGAGATTTCCAAACCGGTGGCGGCATCATCATCCTCACCAAAGAACCCAAAGGTCCACCGCTCTACTGGCACCAGGACTGGATGCAATGGAACGATCCCATCAGTTGCTCACCCTGGCCGCAGATCATATTTCTAAACTATTCTCTAACCGATACCGCAGTGGAAAACGGCTGCTTGAAAGTCATCCCCGGCACCCACCTCAAGCGCATCCCCCCCCACGACCAACTGGCGCCCGCC